The Musa acuminata AAA Group cultivar baxijiao chromosome BXJ2-2, Cavendish_Baxijiao_AAA, whole genome shotgun sequence genome contains the following window.
ATCAAAAGACTGACAGAGATCCGGGTTCTGAAAGTAGGAGTTGGAGGATAGAGTTCGAAAGAATGGAATGACAGGAATTGGTCCAGAGAAATTATTGACTGAGATGTTGAGAGAAGTGAGACTTGTGAGCAGGCCCAAGACTTCGATCCCTCCACCGAGCATGTTGCTCGAAAGATCCAATGATTCTAACTGCGTCAGACCAGACATCTCCTGTGGAAGTTCTCCGACCAACTTGTTGGAGCTCAAGTCCAAACTGATCGTCAGGCTTGTCAAGGAACCGATCTCGGGAGGAATAGGACCTGAGAGGCTATTACCACTCATATCGAGCAAGGTCAGCTTCTGCAGGTTCTTTATAGATGTTGGTAATAACCCAGTTAGCAGATTATTGTTCAGGATGAGCTTATTCAAGTAGCTGAAATTACCGAAACTTGCAGGAATTTCTCCAGTGAAGCTGTTCTCACTAAGGTCGAGCTGTTCTAAGTTCATCAGCTCTCCTAATTGAGGAGGGATTTCTccggtgatgtgattattatggaCGTCCAGAAGCTCCAAGACCGTGATGTTCGCAATCTCGGAAGGTAATTTCCCAGAGAAATGATTAGTATAAAGATCCAGAAACACAAGATTTTGCAGCTTACCGATCTCCTTTGGGATTTCACCAGAAAGCTGGTTCTCTCCAAGCCTCAATCTAACTAAAGATTGACAGTTTGCAACACTTGGTGGCAACCTTCCTGTCAAAGAATTCCCCAGCAGAAGCAGCTTGCTGAGCTTGTTCAGGCCAAAAATCTTCTCTGGGATAGCCCCTGTCAGCCTATTCTTCGACAGGTCGAGTGCATAGAGCTCTGTACAGTTGCCGAAGGATTGTGGAATGGCTCCTGTCAACGAGTTGCCCCACAAGAAGAGACTCTGTAGGGACTTCAAATCCCCAATCTGCCAAGGAAGAGACCCAGACAATGCATTTTTATCAAGCTGAAGTGTAGTCAAGCTGCTGCAGTTGCTCACTTCCTCTGGGATGGGGCCTGTGAGCATGTTATCAGAAAGACGGAGTTGTTCCAAGACTGCCAACCTCCCTAGCTCGCGGGGGATCTCCCCGGAGAGCTTGTTAGCAGAGAGGTCAAGAACCACCAATGCCGAGCAGTTGGCAAGCTCACCCGGGACCGTTCCTGTGAGTAGGTTCCCCCACAAGAGCAGGCTTGTGAGCTTCTGCAGCCTGCCCAATTCTGGTGGGATCAAACCGGCGATCTTGTTCATATGCAAGTAAAGGTTTCTCAACTCCGAGCATGAGCCTAACTCAGGCGGCACTGAACCAGAGATGTCGGTGTCGTAGAGAGCCAGTGTCTGGAGATTCACCAAGTTGCCAAACTCCGATGGGATTGTGCCGGAGAGGCCAGTGGCGGCGGCACCGAAGGTGGTGAGGTTGGTCATCAGGCCGAGTTGTGGAGGGAGCTGGCCGGTGAGGTAGGGATTGCCTCCGATGCGGAACTGttggagagaaaacaaagaaccAAGCTGGGAGGGGATGGAGCCATTAAGGAGGTTGTCTTGGAGGCAGAGGACCTGGAGAGAGGTGAGGTTGGCAAGAGTTGCAGGAATAAGGCCAGACAGGCGGTTCGAGTTAAGGAGCAGGAACTGGAGAGAGGACATTGCTCCAAGCTGCGGCGGTATAGGGCCTGATAAGGAATTGGAGGAGAGATCGAGAAGGCGGAGTGAGGCAAGGGCGCCGAGCGACGGGGGGATGCTGCCGGAAATGTTGGCCGAGGAGAGGTTGAGGAGTTGGAGGGAGGTAAGGGAGGAGAGCTCAGGTGGAATGGAGGTGAGGTTGAGGAAGGTGtttgggagggagagagagatgaCCCTGCCCTGAGGGGAGCAGGTGACCCCTTGCCAAGAGCAGGGGGTGGGGTGAGAGGGATCCCATGAGAGCAGGAGACCAGGGGAGGAGCTGGTGGAGGTTGTAGCTAACAAGGACAGGAGAGCCTTGCCATCAGGGGAAAGAGAGGTTATGGGGCTAATGGAACTGAGAATGGCCATTGACAAGAATGAGAAGAAGAGTGAGGTAATGGAAATGGTATTGACCTTCCTCATCTGGAGTGTGTTCCTTCAGCTCTTTTGTGCTTGTCTCAACCTCTTCTCTGACAGTGATGGAGGTCTAAAGTTCAGCAATGGACACCATTTGCAGCTTATCTGAAGTGCCTGCTCGAGTTCAGTGAAGAATGGTGGGAATGGAAGCAATGCATACAAGGGAGCAGGAGGACTATAGTTTCTCGACCACAACCAAGTGGGATGAGGCAAGAAGTCAGAATGCTTTGGATGGAAGCAATAGTTGCAAAGTCTTCAGAACACGTTCACAGAAGGCCAAATAGCATTACTGGAAGTGAAGGTGGTTTTCAGGACTTGAACAAGAGTGGTCAGGGTGCTACACTTGCAGCAGGCAAGACTACTTGAATGACTGTTGTGCCTCACTCCAAGTATGCACAAGGTTCTTCAATGGAAGATGATGCTGAAGCCGGTAGAGCTACAGGAATGAAGAACTGAATGATTGTTCTAAACACAGAATCTCAAATGTCTGGATAAGAAGAGATCCAAGATCTACTCACTTGGATTAAGGGTGAGGAACAGAACTGTAGTCCATGTGAGAGAGGTGTAGAAGAGAACTGAAGCTTGCTTCAACTCCACCGAAGTGCCTGCTGCTGCTCTTCTTCTACTACTGGTACTACTGATTTCCAAAACTCTTTAGACTAAAATACCGGAGACACCAACTCATCTTTCATTTGTGTGGTGTATATATATACGCCACTCTAAGCATCTTTAATGGGTGAAGGTAGTGTTGAGAGTGCAGTGTTTAGGGTTGGATAAGGATGATTCAGGAAGTAATGCGAATATCTTCTGATTTGTCTGGGAAAAATCTGACTTGGACCAAATATGATCATTGTCCCCCTCCACGTGAACCCAAGCCGCTTTATTTGTCCCTTGCTCCATGGGGGAGGGCACTATTAGGGTTGAGGTGAAAGGGGATGCCCTAACATTGCTGTCCCATTAGGCTAGTAGCATTAGTACTATTTGTTGGTGTTGGGGTTCTTTAGGGTAACCAAGCAGTGGATGCTGATAATCTCCATATTGGC
Protein-coding sequences here:
- the LOC135605948 gene encoding LRR receptor-like serine/threonine-protein kinase RGI5; translation: MRKVNTISITSLFFSFLSMAILSSISPITSLSPDGKALLSLLATTSTSSSPGLLLSWDPSHPTPCSWQGVTCSPQGRVISLSLPNTFLNLTSIPPELSSLTSLQLLNLSSANISGSIPPSLGALASLRLLDLSSNSLSGPIPPQLGAMSSLQFLLLNSNRLSGLIPATLANLTSLQVLCLQDNLLNGSIPSQLGSLFSLQQFRIGGNPYLTGQLPPQLGLMTNLTTFGAAATGLSGTIPSEFGNLVNLQTLALYDTDISGSVPPELGSCSELRNLYLHMNKIAGLIPPELGRLQKLTSLLLWGNLLTGTVPGELANCSALVVLDLSANKLSGEIPRELGRLAVLEQLRLSDNMLTGPIPEEVSNCSSLTTLQLDKNALSGSLPWQIGDLKSLQSLFLWGNSLTGAIPQSFGNCTELYALDLSKNRLTGAIPEKIFGLNKLSKLLLLGNSLTGRLPPSVANCQSLVRLRLGENQLSGEIPKEIGKLQNLVFLDLYTNHFSGKLPSEIANITVLELLDVHNNHITGEIPPQLGELMNLEQLDLSENSFTGEIPASFGNFSYLNKLILNNNLLTGLLPTSIKNLQKLTLLDMSGNSLSGPIPPEIGSLTSLTISLDLSSNKLVGELPQEMSGLTQLESLDLSSNMLGGGIEVLGLLTSLTSLNISVNNFSGPIPVIPFFRTLSSNSYFQNPDLCQSFDGYTCSSDLIRRTAIRSIKTVALVCVILGSVTLLFVALWILVNRNRKLAAEKALTISSSISDEFSYPWTFVPFQKLNFTVDNILQCLKDENVIGKGCSGIVYKAEMPNGELIAVKKLWKTKKEEELIDTFESEIQILGHIRHRNIVKLLGYCSNKCVKLLLYNYISNGNLQQLLQENRNLDWETRYRIALGSAQGLAYLHHDCIPAILHRDVKCNNILLDSKFEAYLADFGLAKLMSSPNFHHAMSRIAGSYGYIAPEYGYTTNITEKSDVYSFGVVLLEILSGRSAIEPMVGDGLHIVEWVKKKMASFEPAINILDPKLQGMPNQMVQEMLQTLGIAMFCVNSSPLERPTMKEVVAFLMEVKSPPEEWGKTAQQPLIKPVNHG